The genomic segment TGTGTTCAGGGAATCAGGCGCGGTACGATAAGTTAAACCGGCTTCATTTGTTCCATTTAACTGTAGTGTGTTTTGTGCTGCCAGGGGTAAAAATAATGCCAGCAGCAGGATTAAAAAAGTTAGTTTTTGTCTGTGCATGGTTTATGAATGTCCTTTTCTTGTAATTCAGATTTTGAATTGTCCTTGTGGATTTGTTTGTCGCTGTGATCGTGGTCATCGTCGCAATCATCACAGTCTCCGCCACAATCGCAATCTTCGTGTTCGTGCAGGCCCAGCACTTCGCGGATTTTGGCTTCATATTCCTTTTCGGTGCCAGCGGTGTAGCCTTTGTGTTCAAAAACGATTTCGCCTTCCGGAGAAAGAATGAAGGTGTGGGGCGGTTCGCTCACATTAAGTTTTTTTGCCAAGGTTTTGTCGGGATCGTAAAGTGTTATAAAATCATAAGCTTTGCTCTTGATATAGTTCTTGGCACGAGCCTGGTTTTTGGGCGCGTCCAGGGAAACCAGCACCACGGTGAGCGTTTCATATTTTTGTTGAAGCTCGGTGAAAGCGGGCATCGCCTGTTTGCAGGGTTGGCAATAGTCTGCCCAAAAATCCACAATCACGGGACCATTTCCAAGGATGTCTTCCAGGTTTACGTTTTTGCCGGCCTCGTTGGGCAGGCGAAATTGAGGCATCTCGTTGGCCAGCAAGCCGATGGCCACAACAATAAGGCTGATGAGAAGAAGATATTTTTTCATGTCTCGTCTCCTGATATCTGTATTTTTTAAAGCATTTTCTTCTTTTTGGATTCGTTCTTGATTCCCAAAGTATTCTTGATCGCCTCGCACTCGTTGGATACCCGTCCATGGACGGGGGACTTACGAAGGCGAGACGAGAGAGATATCTTCACGAACCAAGAGCGGATTGAACCGGGGAAGCTTCAGCGGGAAATTGGCACTTCGATTCCGCCGTAAATCCTGGCATTATTTGCAAATGAGGCCGGGCGATGCTGGGCAAAAATCACCAGAAAAGCGTCGTCCGGGATATTTTCAGACGCGTTTAAAACAAAGTTTACAGGCTGGGAAAGGTCTGTGCCACCAATGTTTATCATGTTTTTGGCACGTACGAGGTTATGCATGGGGTGCTGCTGGATGGGATGGCTGGCTTGACGTTCGATCAGCACAACGTTTAGCACCAAATCGCTCCAATTGGGCACCTGGGGCGAAAGATTCAACTTGATGGAACCGGTAACAGTTTGTCCTTGAACCCAATAGCTGAGATTGGAATACTCTGCCAAACATTCCACTTCGGCAAGGCTGGCAACCAGAGGCGCAAATTCCGCCAAAGTTTCAGGGGCGCTGCCGCTCAGTTTGGTTTCACCCTGGAAAATGGTTGTGGGCGCGGAGGTGACTCCGTAATAGCTGTGAGTTCCTTCACCCGGGATTTGCAAGGGTCCTGTGATGTGATATTCCAGAAAGCTGAGGTTGTTTGGATAATCCAATTGCAGGTGTTGCAGCTCAGCTTCCACCGGAGGACAGTTTGGGCAGTTCGGGAAGGTGAAATATTCGATAATCACGCGCTGTTTGGGGTTTGGCACCACGCAGCTTGCCTGGTTTCCGCGCAACATCCAGCGTCCGTCACGTTTGATGGCTTCATCACCCACAAAAC from the Candidatus Cloacimonadota bacterium genome contains:
- a CDS encoding thioredoxin family protein; this encodes MKRLLLAALAALTLLAFTACDRFPHIFDPPQDEDLDALLFQPLNQALQNQPEAGIDELMQYFADDYMHSGISKAERRDWLEGIFRDHPNAFASANLIEIQKLSDLLYVSSWRLYISEAETVIADSSFVGDEAIKRDGRWMLRGNQASCVVPNPKQRVIIEYFTFPNCPNCPPVEAELQHLQLDYPNNLSFLEYHITGPLQIPGEGTHSYYGVTSAPTTIFQGETKLSGSAPETLAEFAPLVASLAEVECLAEYSNLSYWVQGQTVTGSIKLNLSPQVPNWSDLVLNVVLIERQASHPIQQHPMHNLVRAKNMINIGGTDLSQPVNFVLNASENIPDDAFLVIFAQHRPASFANNARIYGGIEVPISR
- a CDS encoding TlpA family protein disulfide reductase, with the translated sequence MPQFRLPNEAGKNVNLEDILGNGPVIVDFWADYCQPCKQAMPAFTELQQKYETLTVVLVSLDAPKNQARAKNYIKSKAYDFITLYDPDKTLAKKLNVSEPPHTFILSPEGEIVFEHKGYTAGTEKEYEAKIREVLGLHEHEDCDCGGDCDDCDDDHDHSDKQIHKDNSKSELQEKDIHKPCTDKN